The sequence below is a genomic window from Schistocerca gregaria isolate iqSchGreg1 chromosome 5, iqSchGreg1.2, whole genome shotgun sequence.
CTAATCTTACAACAGATAGGAATTTTCACATTTTCTTCTGTGATGAGATGTTGAATATGACGTGGCCGGACAATCAGACACGCAGTCAGAGGTGAGTAGGGCTGCGGTGAAGAGGCTGCGCTCAGAAGGTGACGCCGCGCTGCTTCCAGGTGTCGGCGTGCTTCTTGGAGAACTCTCCAGTGGGGTCGTACTTGGCCTTCATCTGGGCCCACTCCTCGGGGTAGTTCTCCGTCATGTGCTTGATGACCTTGACGCCGTTCTCCACCTGCTTAGGCGAGCAGTCATTGCAACCCGTCTCCACCAACCTGGGCAGCACCTCTGCACAAAATGAATAAAAACGATTTTATCGTTAAGTTATTGTACAGATTAATTAGATGGGATGTGACCTACTTCCAGAGCACTGCAAGAGTGATCAATTGAAACAGGTATTCCGTAACGTACCTTCGAGGGAAAGATTTTCAAGGGCATACCGTCTAAGTTTCTATAAGCACAGTGATTTTCAAcgtccaaatctcagttacatttgtAGAGAAGAGCTGTACTGTTATCTATGCCTCGAAGCTCTCAGTTTCTTTCCAGAACTTACACAAAGAGAGTAAATGCACAGACATAAATAATTTTGGTAAAATGCTAATTCTTACTAAAATCGAGCTATTATATTCGCTGAGGTATCAGTCTAGAACCAAAGGAAATTAAATGTGCCAGGATAACAAATAtacgagagttattcggaaagtatggatcgatcggtcgcgaaatggaaaccacagtgaatatccgATGAATATTTGCACAggtgtattgggcagtgtctctagtatacccgtcgatCACATTACGTTGTGTTTCTAGTTCTGAGCacgcagggagcacataaagatacctagaacaatagtgtttcCCGCCAAGTACTTGAGGCTGGTGAGAAtttttgcctgaagctatgcaaccaacatttcaTAACTATTATGCGTTTTCTTCTTCCAGACAATTTCAGCCACATTTTGCTGGGGCAACGAATATGCTCCTgcgtcgttttcaattggaaatatttgattacgcacaatacagcccgtaatggtCTCCCTCTGAgtgtcatctctgctcacatgaagtgCTGGgtttgaagacaacattttggcacagacatcgagctgtaggccagcgtagagaattggcggaaagcgctgGGGGCTGCCTTCTATAACTACACTATtgcaagttggtacaacgctacgacaaacgtctaactcggatcggcgactatggagataagtagctggaaggtgtagctaactattgcaaataaaccagttttgattttcacagtggtttccatttcacgagacaggaaataactgtctgctgtgtatatcttcctccagatggtgcagtatccctgaaatACAAAATTGTAGGATGTAAGATCCGCCAGTTATGCAGAACACCGTTTTTCCGAAATCCCAAACGTGTTTCAACACCACAgtgccatcgtcagtgggtttccgttttatttaatctgtaatatgAACAGAGtgaatccatgtatggaagtgaaacatggacgataaatagtttggacaagaagagaatagaagctttcgaaatgtggtgctacagaagaatgctgaagattagatgggtagatcacacaactaatgaggagatattgaatagaattggggagaagaggtgtatgtggcaccacttgacaagaagaagggaccggttggcaggacatgttctgaggcatcaaggtatcataaATTCAGGATcttagggcagcgtggagtgtaaaaatcgtagagggagagcaagagatgaatacactaagcagattcagaaggatgtaggtagcagtacgtactgggagatgaagaagcttgcacaggttagagtagcattgagagctgcaacaaaccagtctcaggactgaagaccacaacaacaacagacatgaacagatttactaaatgattacaaaattatatgGATATCTAGTTCAAACAATAATTCGTTTCTGTTTGTTAATACCTTTACCCTTGGTGTGCGTGACCTATCAAAACcaattgtttattatttattacaggtagcttgtcatctgcaataaAACGATGcagatgagaaattttgttgggagttaacctatcatctaaaCGAAAAATATTTAGCGCCTATATTCGTATTTACTTACGATTTCGTGTGGCAAGCCCTCGGTCGTAAACGCACTTTGCAcatcaccaaaacacagtgtaattgtgtttgttgtgtgtcccagcccagtcagtgttcatttgttcaccagtgagttcggcgccagcacacacacacacacacacacacacacacacacacaaggacacACACAtaaagataaaatgtaaacaaaattcaaatttggcgtcgatctcactggtgaacaaatgaacacaagTAGTgttgaaaaatcatgcacaccaagtgtaaagttATTAACAAAAAGGAACCAAGTCTTGTTTGAACCAAATATCTACATAATTTGGTCATCATTTACTAAAAATGTTCACATAACACATTAAATAAaccggaaacccactgatgatggaatagtagtgctgaaacatgtttggaaagTTGGAAAAAACGGTGTTTGCATAACTGGCCGTCCTTACATcgtacaattttaactgcaaacacggtaaacacTTGGAGAAACAAATCCAAATATAATAcatatgaagaggttaacacaaagTACACTCGTTTATTGTCTGGCTCCTGGCTCAATTCATGAACTTTAAGTGATAGCTCGTCACTTCTTCCGGTAAAGTCTCAATGTCTTGTATTTTCCAGCACCATGCACTCGATACCTACCAGACGCTGTTCAGTCTCGCGGTGTGCAATGGTCATTTTTTGTCTGGAAATCAACAAGAAGTTGAGTTCCAACAAACTGTGAGGGTGGGAGAGAAGGTGTAGCTCTGGTAGGAAGTAAGAACGACATACAGCCAGCAACAGCCTCTGTCATTTGCATAAAAAGTTAATGCTtacagttcgcagctcgtggtcgtgcggtagcgttctcgcttcccgggcccgggttcccgggttcgattcccgacggggtcaggtattttctctgccgcgtgatgactgggtgttgtgtgatgtccttacgttagttaggtttaagtagttctatattctaggggactgatgacgatagatattaagtcccatagtgctcaaagccatttgaaccacttaattcTTATAAACAAATGCACACAATAAACTGACGCAGCTCTATCTGATGCTACTGAAGAGCGAAGACTATACGAATAGAGAGGGCTAGAGACATCAGGATCAATGTGATTATCTTTCTTACGCCGCTCTTCAATGTTGGTTCGGCTCTTCTGTCGATGGCATTTCCCGTGGAAACAGGTATCTGCGTGGTGTGATTCCTTAGGATTGGTGCTGCGACGTAAGTAATTGGGTAGAGGTCCTCGCGGGATGAGCGGCTCACATTCCTCCAATCCCACAGTATCTCAGCAAGCACGTACAGTTATAAACCCTCAGTTTATCACTGAAAACTTCCGTTTTATCAAGGCTGCAATTTCAGACAGCTTATCTTCGTGTACGATCTTTCGTTGCACGTTGCggttttgtttgttttcgttttatGGTTGCAGGAATCATGTTAGTCgttggtagtttttttttttttttttaattctgtgataCTGGCATTTCCTTACGAGGTCAATCGATAGAATGATAATGTGTCTACTTAGAGACTGGGAAACGTAATTGTAGTATGTTGCTCTCCGTTAATATGGTAACTGATAAAAATACTACATCTTTAAATACGACAAAAACACAATTttgaaaaatttgaaaagaaaagggGGCAAAACTGGAAAGTACTGAAGCTTGTAACTCAGGGGAAAATGTATGGATTAACAGATTAAtaaatacacactactggccattaaaattgctacaccacgaagatgacgtgctacagacgcgaaatttaaccgacaggaagaagatgctgttatatgcaaatgattagcttttcagagcattcacacaaggttggcgccgtggtgacaccttcaacgtgcaggcatgacgaaagtttccaaccgatttctcacacacaaacagcaggtgaccggcgttgcctgctgaaacgttattgtgatgcctcgggtaaggagaagaaatacgtaccaccacgtttccgactttgacaaaggtcggattgtagcctatcgcgataccggtttatcgcgttggtcgagatccaaggattgttaacagaatatggaatcgcttggttcagtagggtaatatggaacgccgtgttggatcccaacggcattgTATCACtaacagtggagatgacaggcatcttatcctcactgctgtaacggattgtgcagccacgtctcgatccctgagtcaagagatggggacgtttgcaagacaacaaccatctgcacgaacagttcgacgacgcttgtagcagcatggactatcagctcggagaccatggctgcggttaccctttacattGAATCactgtcaggagcgcctgcgatggagtactcaacgacgttcctgggtgcacaaatggcaaaacgtcattttctcagatgaatccaggttttgtttaaagcatcatgatggtctcatccatgtttggcgacacattgcaagcgtatattcgtcatcgccatactgccgtatcacgctgtgcgacggtatggggtgccattggttacacgtcatggcccctcttgttcacattgacggcactttgaacaatgtacattacatttaagatgtgttacgacctgtggctctacccttcattcgatccctgcgaaaccctacatttcagcaggataatgcatgaccaaatgttgcaggtcctgtacgggcgtttttgggtacagaaaatgttcgactgcagccctggccagcacgatcttcagctctttcaccaattgaaaacgtctggtcaatggtggccgagcaagtggctcgtcacaattcgccagtcactactcttgatgaactgtggtatcttgttgaagctgcatgttcagctgtacctgtacacgccatccaagttctgtttgactcaatgcccaggcgtataatcgtcgttattacggccagaggtggttgttgtgggtactgatttctcaggatctgtgcacccaaactgcgtgaaaatgtaatcacatgtcatttctagtgtaacaatttttgtccaatgaatacccgtttatgatctgcatttctttttggtgtagcaattttaatggccagtagtgtacatggtccAGTCAACAGTAATGACATCACCACCTTTATTTAGCGTCATCGAGCAGTAATTATTCACATACATCAAGTGACAGCACAAGCAGTGGAGGCTGTATAAGGCGTGTTGGGAGAACGTGGAAAAATGGCGCAATACAAAACCGGagccgaagcaactgtggtgcacccaGAGCCTTAGATCTCAAGGGTGAATGACGGTGGCGGAGATGTCTACTTACGAGAAGAATTACGACTCAACTCAGTTActcaactgacagcccagatgaaccaaggggctaccaacagtctccTCAACTACCGTTCAGCAGGGCAGGACAGGGTAGATACGTGGTTCATGTATCCACGTTGATTGCTATTCATCAGCGACAtgagctggaatttgcacgtcactACGCAATGGACGTTAACGGTGTGGTGACAGGTGGCATTTAGGGAATAATCACGTTTAATGATGCATCTGACTGATAGCCGTTGGCGTGAACGTCAATACTTGGGGACCACGTTCACGCAGTTCTCTACTCGATGGTATCTACCATGAGGACAGTGCAACGTGCCGCACAGCTGACAGTGTGTCTGGTCTGAAGGGCGCcaggatttaaatccaatcgagaatctgtgggaccacctcgatcgagctgtttgCATCACGTAGCCTCAACCGAAAATACTAGCGCAGCTGGTCACTGAAGTTagtagttggcatggc
It includes:
- the LOC126273066 gene encoding ejaculatory bulb-specific protein 3-like translates to MARVLILCCLLAVVALAADAAPQDRLENINVDEVLSNRRLLRTYVQCILDDGDGRCTKEGKELKKVLPRLVETGCNDCSPKQVENGVKVIKHMTENYPEEWAQMKAKYDPTGEFSKKHADTWKQRGVTF